In the genome of Channa argus isolate prfri chromosome 8, Channa argus male v1.0, whole genome shotgun sequence, the window cagagagacatacagggagagagtgagagagtggcAGCAGATGTGGGAAGTAAAATCTGTGCGTTTCCTTTTTACCATCACTGTGAGTGTGCCCACCAGACACACACGGCAAGACTGATCACTCTGAATACAGAGATGAGGAAGAAGGGGATGAAGATAGATAGATGAAGACTttggaaagagaaggagagacaatTTATTTATAAGAGTGCGTCAAAGTGGCAGGaatgagtgagacagagagaaaaatagagaggaaaaagagtgacagtgatggatgagaaagatggatggatggagggacgGATAAAGGGACACGGAGCGGGTTAGAGGATGGAGAGGCGGCAGACAGATTGACAGCCTCCTTTCCTGGGGACGGATGAATAAACTGGTGCAGTGGAGGGGGTGGGCAATGATGGGCGGTGAGAcagaaaagatggagaaaaagaagcaaGGGATAGAGGGATGGAGGAAGGGAGGTAATGAGAGATAGAGTACGTCTCCGTAATCAAGCCATAAAGGAGAACGGGAGCGAGGGGGAAAAGATGAGTGGGCTCTGAATGAGTCAATCATGATTAATCAAGGCGCTTCTCGCTCTCcgtcactctctccctctctctttttgctCAGCCTCATCATCCCCATCATCatgcacatgcagacacacaaaaccgTGTTCTCCAGTGCAGCCCTCTGTGCACGCCGATCAGGATTGTGTACATGCATTCATGTATTTTTCAGTAACACAGTCAGTTTCTTTGAAATAGTGGTTCACCAGTGGTTTTAAATGTGAAGCCCTAAAAGAAGTTCTACCTGCCAAGTCTCATGCAACAAACTGAAATAGGATAGAGGAATGTGTACAGCATTGATATTTGATGCTTTGACTTTGTCGCTGCTAATATGGAGGCATCAAGCTCAGCACAGCAGGGAGCAGGTACTGATGGCAACACTTAGAGCCCACTGGGGATGCTGGGGTGGAGGCGGTGGGCAAACTACTGTACGGTATAATAACAGCAACCGCAGCAGAACAGGCAGCAGCATACTGTAGTTTTTACTGAAACTGTGAGCAGTTTGTGGGTCTTCCTACTGAGAAAAGTGCATTCGACAGAAAAACATGCTTTGGGAGTTTAACAGTGGACATCAGTCTCAGTCTTTGCCCCCCCATTCTATTTGTTTTCCTTCCCCATCAAAATCATCTTGTCCCCTCAGGTTAATTTTGGGAAGCACTGTTTCAAAGAATAAGGCCACATTCAGACAGCATCACTGTAAGATAAGAAATGCAGCCTGtcttattaatttaaatgaggGAGTGTACGTAAAGCTCCGGCAAATTGACACTGCCTCTTGCGGAGAGAAGATTTTAACTGGTTCAGCTTTTTCTACAAAGCAAAGTGAGAACACACAGCATGGCGATGCCTTGTGTGCATTCCTGGTAGCTAACTAGAGAAATAAACCATTCACATTACAAGTGAATGGTTTATTTCTCTAGTTTTTCACAAGATCATCATGACCATAGGTCAAATATCTGAGATCACTTTTCCGAACTGTATAATCCTATCTGTGAGCATTACAAAACACTGTGCTGGGTTTCGGGGTATAAAACACAGCAGCCTGGATGACCCAGATCGTGTTTTATTGTCTCATTGATTCATGGAACACCACACCTCCAACAACCAATACACCAAGCTCCTGTTTTGTTGTAATGCAAAGTTTTACATTGTAGCACAGCTTGAACAAAGTCTGAAAAACTAACAGTGAATTTTGATGTCAGTATTTTGTTAATTGATAACTTCATTACAACCTTTGGCATTCAGAATTAgtttttctcaaaatgaaaaTTTCCCTGAGTAACTGACCCGATGCCGAGATGAGACAGGTAAAAGGTTCCAGCTTTCACATATACACTTCCACTACTGTGTCCTTGTCACACAGATCGACACTGTGCAGTGCATTTGGTTGGGACTATTTAAGGATTGGATTATTACACGGGacactaaatatttttaagtcaAAATAAACTGCAGTACCCACGTTAACCACAGAGAAGGAACGTGTCACCAAGTGCAACAATGCAACTCACTGGATGATAATGAACAGAGAAATAAGCTATAATCAGGCAAGAATCATTGTCAGGATCAATGTATAGTTAGCTGTGGTGATGTGATGGTGCTGAAACTATGGAAAACATAGAACTTCACCAGCACTACCCTTAGATGCCAGTTCTAGTGAGACAACACAGGTTTGAATCTGGTACTGTGTCTTTGTCCACAAGCTCTGATGTGCTCTATAGAAAATGCCTGCATGAGAAAACCTCCATTCTGCAACATCCTCTGCATCACTGCTTGTGTGAATCCTCAGatagaaagtgaaaaaatagggcagtttcatatttatttaagtgTCAGATCCAGTACTGTCTAcagggagagaagaagagagaggaaggagggaagaAGGGCTGCAACCACAGGAACTCTGAGGTTTCACAAGTCTTTGTTTTCTAtctcttaaaacacacacacacacacacacacacacacacacacacctgcgtGCATGGACACACAGGGAAAAGGTAAACAGAGGGAGGGGTGATGGGTAAGGAAAGAAAGTGAGAAGAATACAGGAGGAATTGAGGAAGAAAACCAAGAACATTGCCATTGCCATTGCCGTTgccattcacacacagaaaaatcatGTGTATCTATGtgcctgtgagtgtgtgtgtgtatgtgtgaatgggtgaggAAGCGTGAATGCAACACACCAACTTATGTCTCAGTACTAATAGACATAATGTCTAAATGAGGATGATACACAGGTGGCAAACAGGGCGCGATCCACTGTTCCACGGAGATGTCACATTAATTCTGGGTACATGAGGCGCAGAATTGTTAAACCTTCATCAAAGCAGCCAAAAGAACAGGAAGTGCCCTCTCTgatgtgacacacaaacactggagCACATGTGAGAATATCTCAGATCCATTACCTGCTGGTATCGCCTTTGCACCGGTGCTGCTATACGTAAATAAACACTTCCTCCTGCTGGACCTGCTGTGAACTACAGCAGTCAGAAGCCATCTAAGCCTCTTTGAAATCATCTTTCAGAAGCCTTCCTGTGGTAATTAGACAAAATCAGTATGAGGATGGGTCTGAAAACAATGTCCTGTGCCCTCATGAAGGTATTGGATCTATGACTGTGTTTGTAAGCCTCTGTTCCATAATCagttatattttaaatcaatctTTGCACAGTGACACTTGAGGACAATGGTATATTTAAGGACATTAGCATGTTTTACTACAGTAATTACACGCAGGATTGTTGACCAAAATCCAAATCATGGACAGAACTCCACAACATCTCCAAGAAAACAATTGTTTATCACTTGAAAGATCCTTAAGAGCACTAAACACACTGGGTGTTTTTCTACCTTCAAGGTTATCTTTGTGGTAAAGGCAATTTGCATCTCTGCTGTTTTAGCGGTGTTTTGTCAATGCTGTGTTAATGTGTTGCTGAATGGTAATAATATTTGGTACCTTGTGCACCCATAATTTTAGCTCCCGAAAAAGGAGATTTGTAGTTTCTGGTATTAGATTAGTTAAAAGTAAACTGTCATAGGGTACTAACAGTTTTCTACTGTATGCACAGGATACATAACTGtatgtgtatacatacatacatacatacatacatacatacatacatacatacatacatacatacatacatacatacatacatacatacatacatacatacatacatacatacatacatacatacatacatacatacatacatacatacatacatacatacatacatacatacatacatacatacatacatacatacatacatacatacatacatacatacatacatacatacatacatacatacatacatacatacatacatacatacatacatacatacatacatacatacatacatacatacatacatacatacatacatacatacatacatacatacatacatacatacatacatacatacatacatacatacatacatacatacatacatacatacatacatacatacatacatacatacatacatacatacatacatacatacatacatacatacatacatacatacatacatacatacatacatacatacatacatacatacatacatacatacatacatacatacatacatacatacatacatacatacatacatacatacatacatacatacatacatacatacatacatacatacatacatacatacatacatacatacatacatacatacatacatacatacatacatacatacatacatacatacatacatacatacatacatacatacatacatacatacatacatacatacatacatacatacatacatacatacatacatacatacatacatacatacatacatacatacatacatacatacatacatacatacatacatacatacatacatacatacatacatacatacatacatacatacatacatacatacatacatacatacatacatacatacatacatacatacatacatacatacatacatacatacatacatacatacatacatacatacatacatacatacatacatacatacatacatacatacatacatacatacatacatacatacatacatacatacatacatacatacatacatacatacatacatacatacatacatacatacatacatacatacatacatacatacatacatacatacatacatacatacatacatacatacatacatacatacatacatacatacatacatacatacatacatacatacatacatacatacatacatacatacatacatacatacatacatacatacatacatacatacatacatacatacatacatacatacatacatacatacatacatacatacatacatacatacataattttttttttctctccaatgTACAAAAGTCCCTCAAAGTGACTTATCAATTTTAGATACAGataattagaaaaacaacaacaaaaaacctaaCTTGGTGCCGCAGCAAGTTGGTCTAAGAAGCAccagaaggaaaaaacaagacGGTAAACAGTAACAACTAAGGCAGCACATAACCTTTGCCATATCGATAAGAACCTCTGTTTGGAAATTGGAGAGAATTAAACATGACAGAGGCTTTACTGGTTGGGTTTGCCAAGGCCCCACATTTCCCTAAATGCTCCTCACTTTGCCAAAATGACAACGTGAGACAGTTCCCAAAGAAACTTATACTAAAGTACCTGCTGTTTCTTGACACAACATAAATGcattataaaatgaaattcaacctaaaaaaaaaacaaaacagatttgtttagTGTGATGGCTCACTGACAGCAATCACATTCTACATCTCTACAATCTGATTTTCATACTTTGATAAGGTTTATAAATGCCTGTCTAAAAGATGAGGTTATTAAACAGAATATTATTTGACCAGTGTCCACTTCCAATCTGTGCATTCTGCTTGGACAGTAATtataagtaatttaaaaaggtGTGCAGGTGCAtgtcataacataacataatgaTTATTGGTCACAGCCATCCAGCTTATCAGGAGACAAATGTATTGTTAAATTGAAGACATACagttaaaaacattgaaaattaGTCAACAGAGAACAAAACCATTTCTTAGGATTTGATTGACTTTATTTGTAAGGCACCAGAAATCCTTCCTTACTGCAGAACATTTCATATTACTTATAGTAAATGTTTGTTGtactttttatagttttttttttgttgttgttgcttaaATGAAGCTATGATTttagacacaaaacattttagccAAAGTACACACTTTCAGGTTTTACATTATACACAAaataagagtttaaaaaaagacccTTACAAAGCTCAAAACGCTTACAATGCTTCACGCTATGGGGGCAAAAGTTGGGAAGGTGGGACGTGGAATGGGAGTAAAGGGTGGGGGTGGGATAAGGAGAGGAGTAAAAGGGCAAGAGTTCAAGGTACTGCAGTTTCCCCCCTGGTGTGTTACATGTTTTGTAACAATAGCACAAGAATCATCcaggacagacaaaaaaaaaatgcagccatATACACATAAAGCTTTCTATGTATAACTGTATACAAAGGCGAGCACCTCCAActactttaaaaaatacatagaaTTTCATTTGTATGTTTATACTGTCAGCTTTGTAATTCTCGTTCTAgttcatattaatatttaaaatcaaagaagagaagaaaataaacaagtgcATTGTTCACAAAAAATTTgaccaaacattaaaaaaaaaaagtctccacTATAAAGAAATCAATCTTAGTTCCCCTGCAGACATGCACTGATGCGGGTTTGTGTGTCTCGCTTTGTCTACACTCTGCATATCACTACGACAAGTACAGTATGTAGCtagatacatacagtatgtggctaGATGAAAGAACGATGCTTAATTCACAAGCACAAGCTGTTAGCTTCAGTTGTAGTAAGAACGGCAAAGCATTTCATCTCTGTGTTTGATCACCAACTTCTGAACCTGTACAGCTCTTTATACACACCTTGTTTATGTATCAACAATCATACACAACAATAGGCATCCTGTCAAATTCACAAATAGTATATCACCTAAAATTtttgaaacataaaatgtatgttttttttgtttgtttctccaaATACTCAGTGCCAGATGTCTTAAACCTGCAGATGAATCAACCATTTGGTAACACAATGACTTAAGGTAACACAATGAGCGGTTTCATCCATCATCATGCCAGCGATCATTTGAGGAAAAGCGATGGTTTAATTGAGAATTAAACTCCTTATTACACTGCACTTGTAGTGCACCCATTAAACAGAGGATTAGAAGAAACGATGTGTTTGAATGACAGTTCAGACAAACACAGGCTGTCGCCATCAAATCAAGCAAGTAATCTGTGGAAGGTTAAATACCACTGAGGCAACCTCTGCCtggaaaataaacatgtttagaaaaaaaggtGAATTTTAACTTATTGAATAAAACTGTTGAAGCCACGCCACAAAACACAGGTGTCCACCTATAAAGGTATTTTCATTTACCATACCTGATTAGACCCCTTGACCCCTTAGACCCCGGACTGTGTCAGTGAGAATCAACTATTCCTGGTTGACATCTCCCTCGCACATATAGTTGTCTGGTATTATGCCGTGTTCATCTCATATACTGTTTGCAGGTTTTCTGCTTCCAGCATGTAATGCTTATGTCAACATCCAGAGTTGTATTTTAGAAAGGAAACCTAAAACTTATTAGGCCCTTGAAAACAAGTTAAACAGAGCTACATGTGATGCCATAGGCAGTAAATACAGAGACAATACAGACATGGCTATGGAGTATGGAGATCTCACGTTATTCCCAGCACAGTTTCACCAACTTCCACCTGAGGTCTAATCACAGAGTAATTCAAAACCctcgagtgtgtgtgtttgtgtgtgtagggcCTTTAAGGCTCAGGGAGAACTGTTTTATTAACACATCAGAGCAGCTGTGGAGGATGCTTTAACTTTGTCTATAAGATCTACACTGATACAATTTAGTTGAAACTTTTCACACTGTGCAAATGTGAGTATTAAACAGTATAATGTAGTTGTGTGATGTGTGGCTGACCTGCATGTACACATTGAATTGAAAATCTTTAAATATGAACGTGCACAGGGAGCAtcagaaatgttgtttaaaatagaCCAAAGACTACTCCTGGAGAACTACATCATAAAAGAGACTGGGACTGACTTCATGCAGAGAATAATGTCGCCAGTCTTAAGTCTGTATATTAAGTTTGTACGCACAGAGAAGATAAATAAGCCAACCCCTCATGGCACAGCCTGTGCTCTGTTATTGTCCTCTCCATGTTTTGCTCAGGCCTGAAACCAGCGAGGAGGATTCTTCAAAGACACATGCTGCCCTCTACTGTCAAACGCACAACATGCACACTATCTCCCCCCTGGCCTGCTCTAATAGTAGTGCacattaaagatgaaaaaggTGGTGGGAGGGTGCAGGAGTCAAGTGGCATCTCTTCtttttgctgcacattttgctgcctcaGCTTTGTTTAACTACTCatgattatgtttttcatttaaggTGCTAGGTGGATTTATTGGACGCTCCTTGAAGGGTCAAGCAAGGATTGTGTGTTGGGGGATTACTTTCTTACGTGGGTTTGTTATCTAGTCTAACAGCTGTCAGGCTGAAGTTTGCTCTAAGAAGGTACTTTTCCTGTCCCTATATAAATTTCGGATTATACACAAATACTCAAATTTGTAGACTGGAGGTGTCTTCTGCTTTAAAATCACCAGTTTTTGGTTATGATGTGTAGGTTTACATACAAAATACACCTGGGCCAAGTCTCTCTTTAACCATTTCATTTATGCTGAAGCTAAACACTTTTTTCTGATCCATAAAAATGTACTATTTAAACTAGAAGCAAATTTTTAGGTTGATTGAGCGTATGGAAAAATACTACTGATTTATGAGAGACCTTCACCATTAAAGTTTGTAGGAATCCTGCATTTTGTTCAACAACTTTAACagcttgtcaaaaaaaaaaagaaaaaaaaaagaaaagaaaaaaaaaatccttataCCTATAGTATGGTGCACTCAGTCTCTGAGCAGTTTTGCCTAACAAGGTCCCACAAGAGGCTGGGGGGAAGAGTATGAGGAAGAGAGGCGTGGATGAATCAAAATAAAGTTAACAGGAATAAAAACTGGTATGTAAGAAAGGCAGGGACACATGAAAATAGAAAGCAttcctgtaaaaaaaatctacacagaaaaacaaaggttaaccataaaacaacacagacaaatcaGATATACTGATGATGATATAGAGACAAGAGGATAAATTAACTATCCTGGTAAAGTAAATACATAGAAATGAGGGCCGGTCTGACAAAACAGGCAGTTACCAAAGCTTTGCCCCATTTTTGGTTTGGGGTCTGGAGTTGGAGCTGCAATGAAGGAACTTAAGCCCATGTTAACTTGGGTAAAAGAGAGGGAGACCAGGGGAGAGGCTGTAGGCCAAGGGACTTGGATCTGGGGATTCAGGTCTCTGGATAAAAACAGAGCTGAATGATGCTTTCTAATCAGACTTGTCTCCGTCTTCCTCACGGTGGCTATCAACTCCATCACGTGACGCCTTCTCCTCCTTGGCCTGGGCTTGGGAGGccaggagggaggagagggagaagagacCGGAGGAGGTGGTAACGGCAGGGAGGGCTGGCTGGCTCAGGCCCAGCGGCAGGGGGGTCATGGGCAGGGCCAGACCTTGGAGCTGAGACAGCTGGTGAgcctgaagctgctgctgcatggAATACAACCAGACACAACTTAGACACAGCAGGATAGCTACAACCCACAAATCACAGCAAAAAAGAGACACTGTGGCTTAAACAAAACTGCAGTGCAAAAAAACGATAGACATCACAAAGTATatgtgttataaataaatatcttaaAAGGAGACTCAAAATCTGCAGcacaaataatgtattaataagAGAATGTTGATATATAGCCCTAAGAATTAAACTCAATTTCCACACAAAAGCAAGGTAAGAACAGAAAGAGGGAGTGATGTCAAAAACAGagtatacattaaaaaaaaaaataaaaaatctaccATGGGAATTACTcgttttatttcaataaaaagaaaaattgttaCTGTGAGACCTCTGCACTTTAATCACTCCCGACTATGCTCACTGAACATAATGACACAAGTGGGCTGATGTGTATGacagtcccgactgacgtctcATAAACAGCATTTCTAAGCAACTGCCCACACTTGCTCAGGCACCGCCTACAGAGGCAATACTTTGGCATTACATTCAAATCTATATCCTGCATGCATATATTAGGTCTATACTAGCGGCTGTGAAATTGAGACTTTAATGAATGAAGAGTGATCATACAACTGAAAGTACTGTGTGACTCTGGGTTAGGTCACAAAGGTCCAATCCTAAATACAGACCCTTATCTTCTGTGTGTAAAGCAAGACAAATTACAAAGGCAAGGTGCCTTTCAGTATCATGCATCACCATGACAGAGAGGCTAGGCTGGCTAACACCCAACCCATAGTAAGATGATGGAGGAGGTAGCCTTGCCAGCAATAAACCTCTGGTAACATGATGGAGTAACTATCCTAGCTAGCACAAAGCTGACAATGACAAAGTGCTTATGGCTGGCTAACATTCCAGCCATAAAGATGACAGATTGTGGCTAGCTGGATACCATACCGACTTGCCATTTTACCTAGCAaggtaatattaatattttcagtGATCAGTAATTTTACCCATGTATTGGGACAGAGGAGGGCATCATCTTAATTATCCTGGTGTTGTCATGATGatcaatataatttaaatttacatatgGAAATCTGTTTACTAGCCCGTCACTAGTGAGGGAAAATAGTGAAAATAGCTGTGTAATGTTTTCTGTGCATCTTCAtgaaaaaatatgagaaaatgcCCCAGATTTAGTCTTAGTGATGTCATCAGGGTCATCTCAGGTTAGGTTTGGAAATGATATAGTTATTATAGAAAGCATGAGTATTCAATAACTGCGCCTTTCTAGCCACTATTAGACCCAGAGGCCAGGCTTGAGTCTGGAACATCATACCCTTATGATGGAGTTCATCTCTGGAGGGGTGACCTGCTTGGCCCTCTCTATGGCTGCCAGGacctgctgctggtgctggagACAGAGGGGTGattgagggagggagggagggtggtttaagaagagagaaggaacgtgagaaagacaataaaagcaAGACACAAACAAGGGGAGGGGAGTTTTGGGGGAGAGGTTAGATCAATATCGATAGTCCCAAGAGAGACTTGACAACACCTCTGGCCATTCAGCTATTcatccagtcacacacacacacacacacacacacacacacacacacacacacacacacacacacacacacacacacacacacacacacacacacacacacacacacacacacacacacacacacacacacacacacacacacacacacacacacacacacacacacacacacacacacacacacacacacacacacacacacgaatggATGGTTGGTTGGTGTGTTGTAATGGGTGGAGGTCAACCCCCTGGTGGGCAGATAAGAGCATGGCTTATCTGAATCACACATTCATTGattacacacaaagaaaaaaatgagtgGGATGGAAAAGGAACAagagggagaggggaggaggaaaagggggaaaggaaaaaaggacAGATCAAATCAAGGTGGGTGAGGGAGGAATAAAATGGAAGTGGGGTGGAGGGAATGCAGGAGGCAAATGATGATGAATGACGGGAGGAGaaaagtggagaggagagaaaagggagggagggatggaggaggCTGAGTGAAGGGTCATGGAAGCAGAGAGGTAATGAGGTGGGAATGAGGGTGATCTCATTCCAGGATGTAAGGAATAGGGCCGAGGGTCAGGAGGTTAGTGACGTCTTTTTGTCAGTATGTGTCTTAGAGTGCTTACCTCCTGAGATAGGTAGGGCAGGACTTGTGCACAGATCCCATTTAATCTCTTCACTATCTCAGCCTGCAGAGAGAGATTTGTAAATCTGTAAGTCTAAATTATGTCataaatcacagaaaaaaatcagataAAAATATCACTTTTGGGTCGGTCTCTCAATGTTTTCCATGTTTCCTGCCCTTTTTGTGGGTCTAAGCCATAGGCCCAATTATTGTTCCTTAAGTTGTTAACAGACAGGCCACGAATATAAAGTTGCTAAACAAGGACAAGCTATTTTCTTAAACAGTTGGGCTATCTACTTGTGAATGTTAATCAAGCAGGattaaaatgtggttttgtcAGGTACCACATTCAG includes:
- the tle5 gene encoding TLE family member 5 isoform X4, with product MMFPQSRHSASSQQLKFTTSDSCDRIKDEFQFLQAQYHSLKLECDKLASEKSEMQRHYIMYYEMSYGLNIEMHKQHQQQVLAAIERAKQVTPPEMNSIIRQLQAHQLSQLQGLALPMTPLPLGLSQPALPAVTTSSGLFSLSSLLASQAQAKEEKASRDGVDSHREEDGDKSD
- the tle5 gene encoding TLE family member 5 isoform X2, producing the protein MMFPQSRHSASSQQLKFTTSDSCDRIKDEFQFLQAQYHSLKLECDKLASEKSEMQRHYIMYYEMSYGLNIEMHKQAEIVKRLNGICAQVLPYLSQEHQQQVLAAIERAKQVTPPEMNSIIRQLQAHQLSQLQGLALPMTPLPLGLSQPALPAVTTSSGLFSLSSLLASQAQAKEEKASRDGVDSHREEDGDKSD
- the tle5 gene encoding TLE family member 5 isoform X1 — encoded protein: MMFPQSRHSASSQQLKFTTSDSCDRIKDEFQFLQAQYHSLKLECDKLASEKSEMQRHYIMYYEMSYGLNIEMHKQAEIVKRLNGICAQVLPYLSQEHQQQVLAAIERAKQVTPPEMNSIIRQQLQAHQLSQLQGLALPMTPLPLGLSQPALPAVTTSSGLFSLSSLLASQAQAKEEKASRDGVDSHREEDGDKSD
- the tle5 gene encoding TLE family member 5 isoform X3 yields the protein MMFPQSRHSASSQQLKFTTSDSCDRIKDEFQFLQAQYHSLKLECDKLASEKSEMQRHYIMYYEMSYGLNIEMHKQHQQQVLAAIERAKQVTPPEMNSIIRQQLQAHQLSQLQGLALPMTPLPLGLSQPALPAVTTSSGLFSLSSLLASQAQAKEEKASRDGVDSHREEDGDKSD